From the Musa acuminata AAA Group cultivar baxijiao chromosome BXJ1-2, Cavendish_Baxijiao_AAA, whole genome shotgun sequence genome, one window contains:
- the LOC135607877 gene encoding uncharacterized protein LOC135607877 isoform X1: MATSPAEIARLFAELASRIQSPQDDTDGGDGVGPGGELASAISSLAASLSFGDAPRVGVLNAALSLMCFRASEVHRARIECLVGTIVAMLSSSVSCRVLRLPDKRDEGFLRIGTSFSSEDCVQLIRVCVDVLASLKGHCGAGDSHALLHAVVKAVISSSTYQGLLPSLPIGYLRNEDTDCGVQTEISKLAYSLSDQTSCTGHEFPLRLQFWYLDPLILKHDISEILKEVIQRPFLCLRKELHDRMSWRNIITCLVTSPTFFIETKATLHRWFLFTGLTSILDLKIGIVLSVLDILSRPMWWGVPVELGLRFPSSYAYFSIRHHDLLTILTGQLSCKNLLHLVQYIKTEVAILSNICQSASHPSVTNYNHEGLANMIGSNSAWSVLIDFPAWFYFANALIFYRNSSQDYLSEALCGRLRTEPVNDLELHQAALYYISWVLCPIGEAHRDMLAENIDELSRSFMTQHKAKSIYEERSFSDMHPKNVLSRSKKLKIPKANSFEKHRMTPQEVSSLNIGVWLENFNAIHIEACNENTASNVQSAVTSEQDANMMPNLLLARVPLGILLVSPSYLDELGCEILLHYAATGETMLVKEIRKLKDHYGYSDLGVLFHSDPSKWALKGACLVFNLLDVIEDMSIMLFDSEDNRIGFVNQMKGKAGRFLIRCLRMLLNHQEIQIDGVAVGDMMLDAHHRLLKWNKLGLGMFEGYKEFDDFVGELSKRCQLSE, from the exons ATGGCTACATCGCCTGCCGAAATCGCCCGCCTGTTTGCGGAGCTCGCCTCCCGTATCCAGAGCCCCCAAGATGACACTGATGGTGGCGATGGCGTTGGCCCTGGGGGGGAATTGGCCTCGGCCATCTCTTCCCTCGCCGCCTCACTCAGTTTCGGCGACGCACCTAGGGTTGGGGTTTTGAACGCGGCGCTCTCACTCATGTGCTTCAGAGCCTCGGAG GTGCACAGAGCTAGGATTGAGTGCCTCGTTGGGACCATCGTCGCGATGCTCTCCTCCTCCGTTTCTTGCAGGGTCTTGCGTCTTCCAGATAAAAGGGATGAAGGATTCCTGAGGATCGGGACCTCGTTCTCTTCTGAAGATTGCGTACAGTTGATACGAGTCTGTGTGGATGTTTTGGCTAGTTTGAAGGGCCATTGTG GTGCAGGAGATTCGCATGCTCTTCTGCATGCTGTGGTGAAAGCAGTGATATCATCATCTACATATCAAGGTTTACTTCCTTCATTGCCGATAGGCTACTTGAGAAATGAAGACACAGATTGTGGTGTCCAAACTGAAATATCAAAGCTAGCATACTCTTTATCTGATCAGACATCTTGCACTGGACATGAATTTCCATTGAG GTTACAATTTTGGTATCTTGATCCGTTGATTTTAAAGCATGACATATCGGAAATATTAAAGGAAGTAATTCAAAGACCTTTCCTTTGTTTGAGGAAAGAATTGCATGATCGAATGAGTTGGCGCAACATAATAACTTGTTTGGTAACCTCTCCAACTTTCTTCATAGAAACAAAGGCCACATTGCATAGATGGTTTCTATTCAC GGGTTTGACATCTATTTTGGATCTTAAGATTGGCATAGTTTTATCAGTGTTAGATATACTTTCGAGGCCTATGTGGTGGGGTGTGCCAGTTGAATTGGGATTGAGATTTCCATCTTCTTATGCCTATTTCTCCATCAGACATCATGATCTTCTGACCATACTAACTGGACAACTATCATGCAAAAACCTACTGCATCTAGTTCAGTACATAAAAACAGAAGTCGCTATCTTATCAAATATATGCCAAAGTGCTTCTCATCCTTCAGTTACAAATTACAATCATGAGGGCTTAGCTAATATGATAGGTAGTAATTCTGCCTG GTCGGTTTTGATAGACTTTCCAGCTTGGTTCTATTTTGCAAATGCACTAATCTTCTACAGAAATAGCTCTCAAGATTACTTGTCCGAAGCTCTATGTGGTAGATTGAGAACTGAGCCAGTGAATGATTTGGAACTGCATCAAGCTGCTCTTTACTATATTTCCTGGGTTTTATGTCCGATTGGTGAAGCTCATCGTGATATGCTGGCTGAAAATATAGATGAATTATCAAGGTCTTTTATGACGCAACATAAAGCAAAATCTATCTATGAAGAAAGATCATTCTCAGATATGCATCCTAAAAATGTGCTTAGCCGCAGTAAGAAACTTAAGATTCCAAAGGCCAATAGCTTTGAGAAGCATCGAATGACTCCCCAAGAAGTGAGCAGCCTGAATATAGGAGTATGGCTCGAAAATTTTAATGCTATTCATATTGAAGCGTGCAATGAAAACACTGCCAGCAATGTTCAGTCTGCAGTAACATCAGAACAAGATGCCAACATGATGCCTAATTTATTATTGGCAAGAGTTCCTCTAGGCATACTTCTTGTGTCCCCTAGTTATCTAGATGAATTGGGATGTGAGATACTGCTACATTATGCTGCCACCGGTGAAACTATGCTAGTAAAGGAGATACGGAAATTAAAAGATCACTATGGTTATAGTGATTTAGGAGTCTTGTTCCATAGTGATCCAAGCAAATGGGCACTGAAAGGTGCCTGTCTGGTATTTAATTTGTTAGACGTAATAGAGGACATGTCAATAATGTTGTTTGACAGTGAAGATAATCGGATTGGTTTTGTTAACCAGATGAAAGGCAAGGCTGGTCGGTTTTTAATCCGGTGCCTCAGAATGTTGCTTAACCACCAGGAGATCCAGATCGATGGAGTTGCAGTAGGAGACATGATGTTGGATGCTCATCATAGACTGCTGAAGTGGAATAAACTAGGACTAGGAATGTTTGAGGGATACAAGGAATTTGATGATTTTGTTGGTGAGCTCTCCAAAAGATGTCAACTTTCTGAATGA
- the LOC135607895 gene encoding V-type proton ATPase subunit B 2-like isoform X1 translates to MGEAKKLVDMEEGSLEIGMEYRTVSGVAGPLVILEKVKGPKYQEIVNIRLGDGTIRRGQVLEVDGEKAVVQVFEGTSGIDNKYTTVQFTGEVLKTPVSLDMLGRIFNGSGKPIDNGPPILPEAYLDISGSSINPSERTYPEEMIQTGISTIDVMNSIARGQKIPLFSAAGLPHNEIAAQICRQAGLVKRLEKSDNLLEQDKEDNFAIVFAAMGVNMETAQFFKRDFEENGSMERVTLFLNLANDPTIERIITPRIALTTAEYLAYECGKHVLVILTDMSSYADALREVSAAREEVPGRRGYPGYMYTDLATIYERAGRIEGRKGSITQIPILTMPNDDITHPTPDLTGYITEGQIYIDRQLHNRQIYPPINVLPSLSRLMKSAIGEGMTRRDHADVSNQLYANYAIGKDVQAMKAVVGEEALSSEDLLYLEFLDKFERKFVAQGAYDTRNIFQSLDLAWTLLRIFPRELLHRIPAKTLDQYYSRDAAH, encoded by the exons ATGGGCGAGGCAAAGAAGCTCGTAGACATGGAGGAGGGATCCCTGGAAATTGGCATGG AGTACAGGACTGTTTCTGGAGTTGCAGGACCTCTAGTCATCTTGGAGAAAGTGAAG GGCCCCAAGTACCAGGAGATTGTTAATATACGATTAGGAGATGGCACCATACGACGCGGTCAGGTCCTGGAAGTCGATGGTGAAAAAGCTGTTGTACAG GTTTTTGAAGGAACTTCGGGTATCGACAACAAATACACCACTGTCCAATTCACTGGCGAG GTTTTGAAAACACCTGTATCTCTTGATATGCTTGGAAGAATTTTCAATGGTTCTGGAAAGCCTATTGATAATGGCCCTCCAATTTTACCTGAGGCTTATTTGGATATATCTG GAAGTTCTATCAATCCCAGTGAACGAACCTATCCTGAAGAAATGATCCAAACTGGAATATCTACCATTGATGTTATGAATTCCATTGCTCGAGGACAGAAGATCCCCCTTTTTTCTGCTGCCGGTCTCCCTCACAATGAAATAGCTGCTCAGATTTGTCGTCAGGCTGGTCTTGTGAAGCGTCTTGAAAAATCTGACAATCTTTTAGAG CAGGATAAAGAGGACAACTTTGCTATCGTATTTGCTGCTATGGGAGTAAATATGGAAACCGCACAATTCTTTAAACGTGATTTTGAAGAAAATGGTTCAATGGAGAGAGTGACTCTTTTTCTAAATTTG GCAAATGACCCCACAATTGAGCGCATTATTACTCCACGAATTGCACTCACAACAGCAGAATATTTAGCTTATGAATGTGGAAAACATGTCCTTGTCATCCTAACTGACATGAGCTCGTATGCAGATGCACTTCGTGAG GTATCAGCAGCTCGAGAGGAAGTGCCCGGTAGACGTGGTTATCCAGGATATATGTACACTGATCTGGCAACAATATATGAGCGTGCTGGCCGTATAGAGGGAAGAAAAGGCTCTATCACACAGATACCCATATTAACCATGCCAAATGATG ATATTACCCACCCCACCCCTGATCTTACTGGTTACATCACTGAAGGCCAAATTTATATTGATAGGCAACTCCATAATCGGCAG ATATATCCTCCAATCAATGTCCTTCCTTCTCTTTCTCGATTGATGAAG AGTGCTATTGGTGAGGGCATGACCCGCCGTGATCATGCTGATGTCTCTAACCAG CTCTATGCCAATTATGCCATCGGAAAGGATGTTCAAGCAATGAAAGCAGTTGTGGGAGAGGAGGCACTATCGTCTGAGGatttg CTCTACCTTGAGTTCCTAGACAAGTTTGAAAGAAAATTTGTCGCTCAAGGGGCCTATGACACTCGTAACATCTTCCAGTCGCTTGATCTTGCATGGACTCTCCTGCGTATCTTCCCTCGCGAACTTCTCCACCGCATACCTGCAAAGACGTTAGATCAGTACTACAGCAGAGATGCCGCCCACTGA
- the LOC135607877 gene encoding uncharacterized protein LOC135607877 isoform X2 has translation MATSPAEIARLFAELASRIQSPQDDTDGGDGVGPGGELASAISSLAASLSFGDAPRVGVLNAALSLMCFRASEVHRARIECLVGTIVAMLSSSVSCRVLRLPDKRDEGFLRIGTSFSSEDCVQLIRVCVDVLASLKGHCGAGDSHALLHAVVKAVISSSTYQGLLPSLPIGYLRNEDTDCGVQTEISKLAYSLSDQTSCTGHEFPLRGLTSILDLKIGIVLSVLDILSRPMWWGVPVELGLRFPSSYAYFSIRHHDLLTILTGQLSCKNLLHLVQYIKTEVAILSNICQSASHPSVTNYNHEGLANMIGSNSAWSVLIDFPAWFYFANALIFYRNSSQDYLSEALCGRLRTEPVNDLELHQAALYYISWVLCPIGEAHRDMLAENIDELSRSFMTQHKAKSIYEERSFSDMHPKNVLSRSKKLKIPKANSFEKHRMTPQEVSSLNIGVWLENFNAIHIEACNENTASNVQSAVTSEQDANMMPNLLLARVPLGILLVSPSYLDELGCEILLHYAATGETMLVKEIRKLKDHYGYSDLGVLFHSDPSKWALKGACLVFNLLDVIEDMSIMLFDSEDNRIGFVNQMKGKAGRFLIRCLRMLLNHQEIQIDGVAVGDMMLDAHHRLLKWNKLGLGMFEGYKEFDDFVGELSKRCQLSE, from the exons ATGGCTACATCGCCTGCCGAAATCGCCCGCCTGTTTGCGGAGCTCGCCTCCCGTATCCAGAGCCCCCAAGATGACACTGATGGTGGCGATGGCGTTGGCCCTGGGGGGGAATTGGCCTCGGCCATCTCTTCCCTCGCCGCCTCACTCAGTTTCGGCGACGCACCTAGGGTTGGGGTTTTGAACGCGGCGCTCTCACTCATGTGCTTCAGAGCCTCGGAG GTGCACAGAGCTAGGATTGAGTGCCTCGTTGGGACCATCGTCGCGATGCTCTCCTCCTCCGTTTCTTGCAGGGTCTTGCGTCTTCCAGATAAAAGGGATGAAGGATTCCTGAGGATCGGGACCTCGTTCTCTTCTGAAGATTGCGTACAGTTGATACGAGTCTGTGTGGATGTTTTGGCTAGTTTGAAGGGCCATTGTG GTGCAGGAGATTCGCATGCTCTTCTGCATGCTGTGGTGAAAGCAGTGATATCATCATCTACATATCAAGGTTTACTTCCTTCATTGCCGATAGGCTACTTGAGAAATGAAGACACAGATTGTGGTGTCCAAACTGAAATATCAAAGCTAGCATACTCTTTATCTGATCAGACATCTTGCACTGGACATGAATTTCCATTGAG GGGTTTGACATCTATTTTGGATCTTAAGATTGGCATAGTTTTATCAGTGTTAGATATACTTTCGAGGCCTATGTGGTGGGGTGTGCCAGTTGAATTGGGATTGAGATTTCCATCTTCTTATGCCTATTTCTCCATCAGACATCATGATCTTCTGACCATACTAACTGGACAACTATCATGCAAAAACCTACTGCATCTAGTTCAGTACATAAAAACAGAAGTCGCTATCTTATCAAATATATGCCAAAGTGCTTCTCATCCTTCAGTTACAAATTACAATCATGAGGGCTTAGCTAATATGATAGGTAGTAATTCTGCCTG GTCGGTTTTGATAGACTTTCCAGCTTGGTTCTATTTTGCAAATGCACTAATCTTCTACAGAAATAGCTCTCAAGATTACTTGTCCGAAGCTCTATGTGGTAGATTGAGAACTGAGCCAGTGAATGATTTGGAACTGCATCAAGCTGCTCTTTACTATATTTCCTGGGTTTTATGTCCGATTGGTGAAGCTCATCGTGATATGCTGGCTGAAAATATAGATGAATTATCAAGGTCTTTTATGACGCAACATAAAGCAAAATCTATCTATGAAGAAAGATCATTCTCAGATATGCATCCTAAAAATGTGCTTAGCCGCAGTAAGAAACTTAAGATTCCAAAGGCCAATAGCTTTGAGAAGCATCGAATGACTCCCCAAGAAGTGAGCAGCCTGAATATAGGAGTATGGCTCGAAAATTTTAATGCTATTCATATTGAAGCGTGCAATGAAAACACTGCCAGCAATGTTCAGTCTGCAGTAACATCAGAACAAGATGCCAACATGATGCCTAATTTATTATTGGCAAGAGTTCCTCTAGGCATACTTCTTGTGTCCCCTAGTTATCTAGATGAATTGGGATGTGAGATACTGCTACATTATGCTGCCACCGGTGAAACTATGCTAGTAAAGGAGATACGGAAATTAAAAGATCACTATGGTTATAGTGATTTAGGAGTCTTGTTCCATAGTGATCCAAGCAAATGGGCACTGAAAGGTGCCTGTCTGGTATTTAATTTGTTAGACGTAATAGAGGACATGTCAATAATGTTGTTTGACAGTGAAGATAATCGGATTGGTTTTGTTAACCAGATGAAAGGCAAGGCTGGTCGGTTTTTAATCCGGTGCCTCAGAATGTTGCTTAACCACCAGGAGATCCAGATCGATGGAGTTGCAGTAGGAGACATGATGTTGGATGCTCATCATAGACTGCTGAAGTGGAATAAACTAGGACTAGGAATGTTTGAGGGATACAAGGAATTTGATGATTTTGTTGGTGAGCTCTCCAAAAGATGTCAACTTTCTGAATGA
- the LOC135607895 gene encoding V-type proton ATPase subunit B 2-like isoform X2 produces the protein MGEAKKLVDMEEGSLEIGMEYRTVSGVAGPLVILEKVKGPKYQEIVNIRLGDGTIRRGQVLEVDGEKAVVQVFEGTSGIDNKYTTVQFTGEVLKTPVSLDMLGRIFNGSGKPIDNGPPILPEAYLDISGSSINPSERTYPEEMIQTGISTIDVMNSIARGQKIPLFSAAGLPHNEIAAQICRQAGLVKRLEKSDNLLEDKEDNFAIVFAAMGVNMETAQFFKRDFEENGSMERVTLFLNLANDPTIERIITPRIALTTAEYLAYECGKHVLVILTDMSSYADALREVSAAREEVPGRRGYPGYMYTDLATIYERAGRIEGRKGSITQIPILTMPNDDITHPTPDLTGYITEGQIYIDRQLHNRQIYPPINVLPSLSRLMKSAIGEGMTRRDHADVSNQLYANYAIGKDVQAMKAVVGEEALSSEDLLYLEFLDKFERKFVAQGAYDTRNIFQSLDLAWTLLRIFPRELLHRIPAKTLDQYYSRDAAH, from the exons ATGGGCGAGGCAAAGAAGCTCGTAGACATGGAGGAGGGATCCCTGGAAATTGGCATGG AGTACAGGACTGTTTCTGGAGTTGCAGGACCTCTAGTCATCTTGGAGAAAGTGAAG GGCCCCAAGTACCAGGAGATTGTTAATATACGATTAGGAGATGGCACCATACGACGCGGTCAGGTCCTGGAAGTCGATGGTGAAAAAGCTGTTGTACAG GTTTTTGAAGGAACTTCGGGTATCGACAACAAATACACCACTGTCCAATTCACTGGCGAG GTTTTGAAAACACCTGTATCTCTTGATATGCTTGGAAGAATTTTCAATGGTTCTGGAAAGCCTATTGATAATGGCCCTCCAATTTTACCTGAGGCTTATTTGGATATATCTG GAAGTTCTATCAATCCCAGTGAACGAACCTATCCTGAAGAAATGATCCAAACTGGAATATCTACCATTGATGTTATGAATTCCATTGCTCGAGGACAGAAGATCCCCCTTTTTTCTGCTGCCGGTCTCCCTCACAATGAAATAGCTGCTCAGATTTGTCGTCAGGCTGGTCTTGTGAAGCGTCTTGAAAAATCTGACAATCTTTTAGAG GATAAAGAGGACAACTTTGCTATCGTATTTGCTGCTATGGGAGTAAATATGGAAACCGCACAATTCTTTAAACGTGATTTTGAAGAAAATGGTTCAATGGAGAGAGTGACTCTTTTTCTAAATTTG GCAAATGACCCCACAATTGAGCGCATTATTACTCCACGAATTGCACTCACAACAGCAGAATATTTAGCTTATGAATGTGGAAAACATGTCCTTGTCATCCTAACTGACATGAGCTCGTATGCAGATGCACTTCGTGAG GTATCAGCAGCTCGAGAGGAAGTGCCCGGTAGACGTGGTTATCCAGGATATATGTACACTGATCTGGCAACAATATATGAGCGTGCTGGCCGTATAGAGGGAAGAAAAGGCTCTATCACACAGATACCCATATTAACCATGCCAAATGATG ATATTACCCACCCCACCCCTGATCTTACTGGTTACATCACTGAAGGCCAAATTTATATTGATAGGCAACTCCATAATCGGCAG ATATATCCTCCAATCAATGTCCTTCCTTCTCTTTCTCGATTGATGAAG AGTGCTATTGGTGAGGGCATGACCCGCCGTGATCATGCTGATGTCTCTAACCAG CTCTATGCCAATTATGCCATCGGAAAGGATGTTCAAGCAATGAAAGCAGTTGTGGGAGAGGAGGCACTATCGTCTGAGGatttg CTCTACCTTGAGTTCCTAGACAAGTTTGAAAGAAAATTTGTCGCTCAAGGGGCCTATGACACTCGTAACATCTTCCAGTCGCTTGATCTTGCATGGACTCTCCTGCGTATCTTCCCTCGCGAACTTCTCCACCGCATACCTGCAAAGACGTTAGATCAGTACTACAGCAGAGATGCCGCCCACTGA